A window of Halococcus salifodinae DSM 8989 genomic DNA:
TTGAACTGCGTATACAGCCGGAATACCGACTCGAACGTGGTCAGTCCAACGGCGGTCACCAACACACCAGGCAGGATCTCCCCCAGTGTCACGTCGGTATCCGGGAAAATGTAGTACATCGGTACGAACGTGATCGCTAACCCGATAATGAGGATTACCGGCCGGATGACCGTCGCAACCACTCCCGGATCGACGCTCGACAGAATCGAATTGATCGCCCATCCTGCTACCAACGCCAGTCCAAACGTCAGAAACACCACCACCCCATCGGTGAGCTGGTCGGCGAAGGTATTCGCCGATCCCGTCTCGTAAATATCCGAAAACGCAGTATCGAGCCCGCGAAAGATCCGGAGTGTTCCCCACAGCAGTACTCCCAGTCCAAGGATCGACAGTCCCGTGGATGTCCCGGCAGTTTCGAGTTGGCCGATGAGAACACCACCAGTGCTCGGCGTGAGAACACGTTCGGCAAACGAGACGAACGCCGTTTCGAGACTCCGATCGCCGACAGTCGAGATGATCGTCAGNAGCGGAAGCATCGACACGAACGCGTGATACGCAATACTGCCCGCCATGAACGTCACCTTCTCTGTACGGAGTTCGTGAACGATCGCTCGGACGATGCTGATCGGACGGTCGAATCGACTCTCGTTGATCCGTTCAGTGAGGGACTTCATAAGTGAGTGATCTGGCTTGAAGAACAGCCTCGATAGGATGGTTGATTACGAAACTGTGTTCATTCCGTCCGATATGCTTCACGCCGTCTGATCGGATTCAAGCTACCCTCGAAAGGGTTCCGAGAAACCCTTTGGCGAGAGTGGTGGTGTCAGTCGTCGGTCGATCCTGGCGNATATGCTTCACGCCGTCTGATCGGATTCAAGCTACCCTCGAAAGGGTTCCGAGAAACCCTTTGGCGAGAGTGGTGGTGTCAGTCGTCGGTCGATCCTGGCGACTCGAAGCCGTCGTCCGGCCCAGAGTCCGATTCTGTGTCCTCGTTGAGATCGGACGCGCTACTGCGCGCACTCCCCACCCAGTCGTCGATGTTTTCGGCAACGAAATCCTGCCCACCGAGTGCAAGCATGCCACCGACACCGATAGCGAGCGCAAGCCCGAGTGCGCCGAAGAACGCCGTGATAACCGTGTCGAACAGGCTCGTCAGCACGGACGTGTCGAACCCGGCCGTGTCGAGCGCGAACACGATGACGATGTAGTAGACGAACAGCTGGACAGCCAGACCAGCGATGTCAGCCGCCCGGCTCGCGTCGACGCTCGCCACCATGTCACCGAGCAGGTCGGCGACATAGATTCCGACAATAAGGACGGCGAGAGCGCCGAGGATCAGTGGGATCTGGCCGATGAAATCGGTCAATGGTTCCGACAGCGCCGGGAATTCGAGCGTATCGACCGCCGCGACCAGCGCGAAGTAGTAGATGAGGAACTCGACGAGTTTCCCGACGGCGTTGCCGATGCCGCCGACCGCGTCCGTAGCGTCAGCGAGCGGCGTGTCTCGGACGTAGGTGTCGAGCCCGAATCCCGAAACCACGCTAGCGACGAGGTCGCCGACGAACCGACCGATGGCGAACCCGACTACGAGGATGACGCCGGCAACGATGATCTGCACCGCACCGTTGGCGATGTTCGTCAGGAACCCACCCGGAATCGCGATGCCGGCGTAATCGAGCGCCATAAGCAGCGCGACGAAGTAAATGAGGTACTCGACGATCTTCCCGACAGCGGTGCCGATACCGCCGACCGAATCGGTGGCATCGGCGAGCGGCGTGTCGCGGACGTAGCTGTCGAGGCCCAACCCGGCGACAATGTTCCCAACGAGACCCCCGACGAATCGACCGATAGCGACTCCGACAATGAGGATTGCGATGGCGACGATGACCTGGACCAGTCCGCCACCGACACCAGTCAGGAACCCGCCGGGAACCGGCATTCCGAGGTAACTGACCGTAGCGAGGACTGCAAGGAGGTAGATGACGTACTTGACGAATTTTCCGAGCGCCTGTGCGATGCTCTGATCCGCATCGCTCTCGCGTTCGAGGGGTGTCCCCTCGGTGTACTGAGCGGGACCGATCCCCTGGACGAGGCGTTTGACGATCCCACCGAAGATCCGGCCGACGATCCATCCGAGCAGGAGGATGACGATCGCGCCAACCACCAATGGGATCGCTTCGAGGAACCCGTTGACCAATGGCTGGAGCGAGTCCGGGACTGTCTGGAGAACGACACCATCGCCGAGTATGTGTGGACTTGTCANAACCCGTTGACCAATGGCTGGAGCGAGTCCGGGACTGTCTGGAGAACGACACCATCGCCGAGTATGTGTGGACTTGTCATTGCTATCACCGATGTCACGCACTCGCTGCCGGCCAGTTCATGCGAGACGGCAGCGATTCACAGAGTCGGCCCATAAATGTTTGTCACGATAGAATACATTGGTTCAATACTATTCAGTGGCCAAGTGTTTGCATATCCTGCCACGTACCCGTTGTATTCTCTCGATATAGGCCGTTATCGCTGATAAAACAGGGTACGTGAAGTTCTGTGAGTGATAGAGGTACTCATCAAACTCTTTCCCATCGAGAT
This region includes:
- a CDS encoding YihY/virulence factor BrkB family protein, with protein sequence MKSLTERINESRFDRPISIVRAIVHELRTEKVTFMAGSIAYHAFVSMLPLLTIISTVGDRSLETAFVSFAERVLTPSTGGVLIGQLETAGTSTGLSILGLGVLLWGTLRIFRGLDTAFSDIYETGSANTFADQLTDGVVVFLTFGLALVAGWAINSILSSVDPGVVATVIRPVILIIGLAITFVPMYYIFPDTDVTLGEILPGVLVTAVGLTTFESVFRLYTQF
- a CDS encoding mechanosensitive ion channel family protein, with protein sequence MVNGFLEAIPLVVGAIVILLLGWIVGRIFGGIVKRLVQGIGPAQYTEGTPLERESDADQSIAQALGKFVKYVIYLLAVLATVSYLGMPVPGGFLTGVGGGLVQVIVAIAILIVGVAIGRFVGGLVGNIVAGLGLDSYVRDTPLADATDSVGGIGTAVGKIVEYLIYFVALLMALDYAGIAIPGGFLTNIANGAVQIIVAGVILVVGFAIGRFVGDLVASVVSGFGLDTYVRDTPLADATDAVGGIGNAVGKLVEFLIYYFALVAAVDTLEFPALSEPLTDFIGQIPLILGALAVLIVGIYVADLLGDMVASVDASRAADIAGLAVQLFVYYIVIVFALDTAGFDTSVLTSLFDTVITAFFGALGLALAIGVGGMLALGGQDFVAENIDDWVGSARSSASDLNEDTESDSGPDDGFESPGSTDD
- a CDS encoding DUF7260 family protein yields the protein WSARELRAARDRLYTLEHDCDMLANQRQAFLNERPPMDNLHLDGKEFDEYLYHSQNFTYPVLSAITAYIERIQRVRGRICKHLATE